In Caldisericaceae bacterium, the following proteins share a genomic window:
- a CDS encoding single-stranded DNA-binding protein: MSDINRVFLTGRLVADPDIRYTPQGNEVAQFKIAVSRSFKSKQDPNKWDEETSFITIVAWNRLADRVEKTFKKGDLIFVEGRLRIRDYEVDGNKRFVTEIVARDLKLITAKASKEIEIEEATEDSEPDVPFS, from the coding sequence ATGTCTGATATTAACAGAGTATTTTTAACAGGGCGTCTTGTAGCAGACCCAGATATCCGCTATACTCCTCAGGGAAATGAAGTTGCTCAGTTTAAAATTGCAGTAAGCAGATCTTTTAAGTCAAAACAAGACCCAAATAAGTGGGATGAAGAAACTTCCTTTATTACAATTGTTGCATGGAACAGGCTTGCAGATAGGGTAGAAAAGACGTTTAAAAAAGGTGATCTCATTTTTGTTGAAGGAAGATTACGTATAAGAGATTATGAAGTTGACGGCAATAAAAGGTTTGTAACGGAAATTGTAGCAAGGGACTTAAAACTCATAACGGCAAAAGCTTCTAAAGAGATTGAAATAGAAGAAGCAACAGAAGATTCAGAACCTGATGTCCCATTTTCTTAA